The following are from one region of the Natronosporangium hydrolyticum genome:
- the purD gene encoding phosphoribosylamine--glycine ligase encodes MRTLLVGGGGREHALAQGLLADPTTEQLIVTPGNPGIAAAGAELRDDITSTEPAAVAGLAVEIGADLVIIGPEAPLVAGVADAVRAKGIACFGPSAAAAQLEGSKAFAKQVMAAANVPTARSYACADADSAAAALDDFGPPYVVKDDGLAAGKGVLVTTDRAAAAAHAAACHQVVIEEYLDGPEVSLFVLCDGEHALPLLPAQDFKRLGDGDAGPNTGGMGAYAPLPWAPSTLVEEVMTSVVRPTLAELARRGTPYTGVLYVGLALTAAGPRVVEFNCRFGDPETQVVLALLETPLAGLLYAAATGRLAEHPPLRWRSGAAVTVVLAAAGYPASPTTGDVIEGADRPGVLHAGTRSADDGSLVTAGGRVLCATATGADLAGARDAAYQLVGQVSFAGAQHRGDIALAAVRGEVRAP; translated from the coding sequence GTGCGGACTCTTCTGGTGGGTGGCGGTGGGCGGGAGCACGCCCTGGCGCAGGGGCTGCTTGCCGACCCGACGACCGAGCAGCTGATCGTGACCCCCGGCAACCCGGGCATCGCCGCAGCCGGGGCCGAGCTGCGCGACGACATCACCAGCACCGAGCCGGCGGCGGTCGCCGGCCTCGCCGTGGAGATCGGCGCCGACCTCGTCATCATCGGGCCGGAGGCGCCGCTGGTGGCCGGGGTGGCCGACGCCGTCCGCGCCAAAGGCATCGCCTGCTTCGGGCCCAGCGCCGCCGCAGCCCAACTGGAGGGCTCAAAAGCCTTCGCCAAACAGGTCATGGCGGCGGCGAACGTCCCCACCGCCCGTTCGTACGCCTGCGCCGACGCCGACTCGGCCGCCGCGGCGCTGGACGACTTCGGCCCGCCGTACGTGGTGAAAGATGACGGGCTCGCCGCCGGCAAGGGGGTGCTGGTCACCACCGACCGGGCGGCCGCCGCCGCGCACGCGGCCGCCTGCCACCAGGTGGTGATCGAGGAGTACCTCGACGGTCCCGAGGTGTCGCTGTTTGTGCTCTGCGACGGCGAGCACGCGCTGCCGCTGCTGCCAGCGCAGGACTTCAAGCGGCTCGGCGACGGCGACGCCGGCCCGAACACCGGCGGGATGGGTGCCTACGCCCCACTGCCCTGGGCACCCTCCACACTGGTGGAGGAGGTCATGACCTCGGTCGTCCGCCCGACCCTGGCGGAGCTGGCCCGGCGCGGCACCCCGTACACCGGTGTGCTCTATGTTGGACTGGCGCTGACCGCTGCCGGTCCCCGGGTGGTGGAGTTCAACTGCCGGTTCGGCGATCCGGAGACGCAGGTGGTGCTGGCGCTGTTGGAGACGCCGCTCGCCGGGCTGCTCTACGCCGCCGCTACTGGCCGGCTGGCCGAGCATCCGCCGCTGCGTTGGCGCTCCGGCGCGGCGGTGACGGTGGTGCTGGCCGCCGCCGGATATCCGGCCAGCCCGACCACCGGGGACGTTATCGAGGGGGCGGACCGCCCGGGTGTGCTCCACGCCGGCACTCGAAGCGCTGACGACGGCTCGCTGGTCACCGCCGGCGGGCGGGTCCTCTGTGCCACCGCGACCGGCGCTGACCTGGCCGGGGCTCGCGACGCCGCCTACCAGTTGGTGGGCCAGGTGAGCTTCGCCGGTGCGCAGCACCGCGGCGACATCGCCCTAGCCGCGGTACGCGGCGAGGTGCGCGCTCCCTAG
- a CDS encoding potassium channel family protein, whose product MADRVHSWERRTGPWLMALAVLFLVVYAWPVLQPELPAEVLTACRAANLVIWLLFGADYLIRLLLAGDRWRFVRSHLFDLLVLALPLLRPLRLLRLVTALMVIERRTEVMTRGKLAVYVGATMGLLVGVGALALLDAERGTGNIDSYPDALWWAVVTVTTVGYGDHFPVTGAGRAVAVGLMLCGIGLLGFVTGSLASWVMERISTVASTTEQTQAELTDVVAELRQLRAEVAALGAPAGAEATAPAGPEPGSAPVGPEPGSAPAPGQPGSPR is encoded by the coding sequence ATGGCGGATCGGGTCCACAGCTGGGAACGGCGCACCGGCCCCTGGCTCATGGCGCTGGCCGTGCTCTTCCTCGTCGTCTACGCGTGGCCGGTGCTGCAGCCGGAGCTGCCGGCCGAGGTCCTCACCGCCTGCCGAGCCGCCAACCTGGTGATCTGGCTCCTCTTCGGAGCCGACTACCTGATCCGGCTGCTGCTCGCCGGCGACCGGTGGCGGTTCGTCCGCAGCCACCTGTTCGACCTGCTCGTGTTGGCGCTGCCGCTGCTGCGACCACTTCGGCTGCTTCGGCTGGTCACCGCGCTGATGGTGATCGAACGCCGGACCGAGGTGATGACCCGCGGCAAGCTCGCCGTCTACGTCGGCGCCACCATGGGTCTGCTGGTCGGCGTCGGGGCGCTCGCGCTGCTCGACGCCGAACGCGGCACCGGCAACATCGACTCCTACCCGGACGCACTGTGGTGGGCGGTGGTCACCGTGACCACGGTCGGCTACGGCGACCACTTCCCGGTCACCGGCGCCGGCCGGGCGGTCGCGGTCGGGCTGATGCTCTGCGGGATCGGCCTGCTCGGCTTCGTCACCGGGTCGTTGGCGAGCTGGGTGATGGAGCGCATCTCCACGGTTGCGAGCACGACCGAGCAGACCCAGGCGGAGCTGACCGACGTGGTCGCCGAGCTGCGGCAGCTGCGGGCAGAGGTCGCGGCGCTCGGGGCGCCGGCCGGAGCCGAGGCCACCGCGCCGGCAGGGCCGGAGCCGGGATCAGCGCCGGTAGGGCCGGAGCCGGGATCAGCGCCGGCACCGGGACAGCCGGGTTCGCCGCGCTAG
- a CDS encoding SCP2 sterol-binding domain-containing protein: MTQFDPSDLSNMSDLAAIEPAEFSRLVKSTPDATIAEIMTGPHRGAILDAIFERFPKVFRADQAAGTTAVMHWQVGGAPDGGFDTYQVVIEDGVCTSSATTDREPRLTLAMGPVEFLKLISGSGNPMMMFMTGKVKAKGDLGLATSLPKFFDLPKG, translated from the coding sequence GTGACCCAGTTCGACCCGTCTGACTTGTCCAATATGTCTGACCTTGCGGCGATCGAGCCGGCGGAGTTCTCCCGGCTCGTAAAGTCGACACCGGACGCCACCATCGCCGAGATCATGACTGGGCCGCACCGCGGCGCCATCCTCGACGCGATCTTCGAACGGTTCCCGAAGGTGTTCCGCGCCGACCAGGCCGCCGGCACCACCGCGGTGATGCACTGGCAGGTCGGCGGCGCCCCCGACGGCGGCTTCGACACCTACCAGGTGGTGATCGAGGACGGAGTCTGCACCAGTTCGGCGACGACCGACCGGGAGCCCCGGCTGACCCTGGCGATGGGCCCGGTCGAGTTCCTGAAGCTCATCTCCGGCTCTGGCAATCCGATGATGATGTTCATGACCGGCAAGGTCAAGGCAAAGGGCGACCTCGGCCTCGCCACCAGCCTGCCCAAGTTCTTCGACCTCCCCAAGGGCTGA
- a CDS encoding pyridoxal phosphate-dependent aminotransferase, translated as MASRLHGLGTTIFAEMSALATRTGAVNLGQGFPDTDGPAPMLDAAAEAVRAGGYNQYPPGPGIAPLRTAIADHQRRFYGLEYDPDQEVLVTTGATEAIAATVLALVEPGDEVIALEPYYDSYAAVIAMAGGVRVPVTLTAPEFRLDLAALRAAVTPRTKLLLINSPHNPTGAVLNRDELAGIAALAQERDLLVVTDEVYEHMTYDGVPHLPLATFPGMRERTVTISSAGKTFAVTGWKIGWVCATPELVTAVRTAKQYLTYVSGGPLQPAVAAALALDDTYYHQLRADLQAKRDLLCEGLAGLGLTVAVPAGTYFVTTDVRPLGYDDGVEFCRMLPERCGVVAIPHEVFYDRKEAGRPLVRWAFCKRDEVLAEALTRLRAGLGTRS; from the coding sequence ATGGCCTCCCGACTCCACGGACTCGGGACCACCATCTTCGCCGAGATGTCCGCGCTGGCCACCCGGACCGGGGCGGTCAACCTGGGGCAGGGCTTCCCCGACACCGACGGCCCCGCGCCCATGCTCGACGCGGCCGCCGAGGCGGTACGCGCCGGCGGCTACAACCAGTACCCGCCCGGCCCCGGGATCGCCCCGCTGCGTACCGCCATCGCCGACCATCAGCGCCGGTTCTACGGCCTGGAGTACGACCCCGATCAAGAGGTGCTGGTCACCACCGGCGCTACGGAGGCGATCGCGGCGACGGTGCTCGCGCTCGTCGAACCCGGCGACGAGGTGATCGCCCTCGAGCCGTACTACGACTCGTACGCGGCGGTGATCGCGATGGCCGGTGGCGTCCGGGTGCCGGTCACCCTGACCGCGCCGGAGTTCCGGCTCGATCTTGCGGCGCTGCGGGCAGCGGTGACTCCCCGTACCAAGCTGTTGTTGATCAACTCGCCGCACAACCCCACCGGCGCGGTCCTCAACCGCGACGAGCTCGCCGGCATCGCCGCGCTGGCGCAGGAGCGCGATCTACTCGTCGTCACCGACGAGGTCTACGAGCACATGACCTACGACGGGGTGCCGCACCTGCCGCTCGCGACCTTCCCGGGGATGCGGGAGCGGACGGTCACCATCTCCAGCGCCGGCAAGACCTTCGCGGTCACCGGCTGGAAGATCGGCTGGGTGTGCGCGACGCCGGAGCTGGTCACCGCGGTCCGCACCGCCAAGCAGTACCTCACCTACGTCTCCGGCGGCCCGCTGCAGCCGGCGGTCGCCGCGGCGCTGGCCCTGGACGACACGTACTACCACCAGCTCCGCGCCGACCTGCAAGCCAAGCGGGATCTGCTCTGCGAAGGGCTCGCCGGCCTCGGCCTCACCGTGGCGGTCCCCGCCGGTACCTACTTCGTGACCACCGACGTCCGGCCGCTGGGGTACGACGACGGGGTGGAGTTCTGCCGGATGTTGCCCGAGCGGTGTGGCGTGGTGGCGATCCCGCACGAGGTCTTCTACGACCGGAAGGAGGCCGGCCGGCCGCTGGTCCGCTGGGCCTTCTGCAAACGGGACGAGGTGCTCGCCGAGGCCCTGACCCGGCTCCGCGCCGGCCTCGGCACCCGCAGCTGA
- a CDS encoding ISAs1 family transposase, which produces MPLWWATVDLAMLVGIDGDALDAAVGAWLAGLSPAAAPPTVEPPTPRGPWPAVAVDGRTLRGSSIHTDAQVHLLAAMRHDTSAVLGQLAVAGKSNEITAFAPLLADLELARTVVTADAHALHGQREHAQFLVTVKHAAYVLLIKPNQPHLYRQLGPCPGVRYRSATAPAAGTTAPTRSAACRC; this is translated from the coding sequence ATGCCGCTGTGGTGGGCCACTGTCGACCTGGCCATGCTGGTCGGCATCGACGGCGACGCGTTGGACGCCGCTGTCGGTGCATGGCTAGCTGGCCTGTCACCGGCCGCGGCGCCACCAACGGTCGAGCCGCCGACCCCACGCGGCCCGTGGCCGGCGGTCGCCGTCGACGGAAGAACCTTGCGCGGCAGCAGCATCCACACCGATGCGCAGGTGCATCTGCTGGCGGCGATGCGCCACGACACCTCTGCGGTGCTCGGCCAGCTCGCCGTGGCGGGCAAGAGCAACGAGATCACCGCCTTCGCGCCGCTGCTGGCCGATCTGGAGCTGGCCAGGACTGTGGTCACCGCCGATGCACATGCACTTCACGGTCAGCGTGAACACGCCCAGTTCCTGGTCACCGTCAAGCACGCCGCCTACGTGCTGCTCATCAAGCCGAACCAGCCACATCTGTATCGGCAGCTGGGGCCCTGCCCTGGGGTACGGTACCGGTCGGCGACCGCACCCGCGGCCGGGACCACGGCCCCGACGAGGTCCGCCGCCTGCAGGTGCTGA
- a CDS encoding ATP-binding cassette domain-containing protein, with protein sequence MTRIKVRGLCQGYSGKHVISDLKLDIDRGVVAMLGPNGAGKSTLLRTLATVVPPSAGVVEILGHDVSTARSARAARAEIGYLPQDFGFLPSFTVHEFVQYCAWLRGMSGKNASEAASLAITAVGLSDVAGLRLRKLSGGMLRRCGIAQAVAGFPEVVLLDEPTAGLDPVQRVEFRALLRRLGQSAVVVISTHLVEDVAAACNQVHVLKSGHIRFSGSPEALAAAAAPSAAGDTPLERGYVTVLEEPVAA encoded by the coding sequence ATGACCAGAATCAAAGTACGCGGATTGTGCCAGGGCTATAGCGGTAAACACGTCATTAGTGACCTTAAGCTGGATATCGATCGTGGCGTGGTAGCCATGTTGGGACCTAACGGCGCGGGAAAGTCGACGCTATTGCGAACGCTAGCAACGGTAGTTCCTCCCAGCGCCGGCGTAGTCGAAATCCTGGGACACGATGTAAGCACTGCCCGAAGTGCCCGCGCTGCACGGGCGGAAATCGGCTACCTGCCTCAAGACTTCGGCTTCCTTCCCAGCTTCACCGTTCATGAATTCGTCCAATACTGCGCTTGGCTCCGAGGAATGTCCGGTAAGAACGCCAGCGAGGCTGCCTCACTGGCTATCACAGCGGTCGGGCTCAGTGACGTAGCAGGCCTGCGCCTGCGGAAGCTTTCAGGGGGAATGCTCAGGCGATGCGGTATCGCACAAGCGGTTGCAGGTTTCCCTGAGGTCGTCCTTTTGGACGAGCCAACGGCGGGCCTGGACCCCGTGCAGCGGGTGGAGTTCCGCGCTCTGCTTCGTCGACTAGGACAGTCCGCAGTCGTAGTCATTAGTACACACCTCGTGGAGGATGTCGCCGCAGCCTGCAACCAGGTGCACGTCCTAAAATCTGGGCACATCCGCTTCAGCGGCAGCCCGGAGGCACTGGCCGCTGCTGCTGCTCCGAGTGCGGCCGGCGACACTCCCCTGGAACGGGGTTACGTCACGGTACTCGAGGAACCGGTGGCCGCATGA
- a CDS encoding DUF7224 domain-containing protein has protein sequence MAYAMVCYVIGVASAITAAFVVGPPGGPWPSYLVLGFVTLIGGVAVGHLLGLFLPPFLAPIASAVTIYVCLIFTYPYPHLAFWVVSGRPQAEIDLFSLAVRSGVALSLALAAVLVASLATADVVNRQYRLAGIFAVGLVGLSVWVVATGGDLRQHRVAPDPLCSEPIPRVCVWPDHAMRLDRVAELAQRLPQSTLGVLPVPDAFYEEGLRGPAPGITMEAGKPPFELTLHDERSALAMMVWQLIPNVGDCVWEAGDAEVREAQNAREMLFAWVYSRTVNSTSEFADEPVLEAAIDDVVEQPPPSQVEWAELQVEVVTGDACG, from the coding sequence ATGGCGTACGCCATGGTGTGTTATGTCATCGGGGTGGCATCAGCCATAACCGCCGCGTTTGTTGTCGGGCCTCCAGGTGGACCGTGGCCAAGCTACCTCGTACTGGGATTCGTGACGCTCATTGGAGGTGTGGCGGTTGGTCATCTACTCGGATTGTTTTTACCGCCCTTTCTAGCCCCGATAGCATCCGCTGTTACGATATATGTATGTTTGATCTTCACGTATCCGTATCCGCACCTTGCCTTCTGGGTAGTCTCCGGCCGTCCACAGGCTGAGATAGATCTCTTTTCATTGGCGGTTAGGTCAGGCGTGGCTCTCTCACTTGCGCTCGCGGCGGTCCTCGTAGCGAGCCTGGCAACGGCTGATGTGGTTAATCGGCAGTATCGGCTTGCCGGCATCTTCGCGGTTGGCTTGGTTGGACTCAGTGTGTGGGTTGTCGCTACCGGTGGCGACCTCCGTCAGCATCGAGTGGCCCCCGATCCCCTGTGCTCGGAGCCTATCCCTCGAGTCTGCGTGTGGCCTGACCACGCAATGCGACTGGATAGAGTCGCCGAGCTGGCGCAACGACTGCCGCAATCGACCCTTGGCGTCCTCCCCGTACCCGATGCCTTCTATGAAGAAGGGCTCCGAGGCCCGGCTCCCGGCATCACTATGGAGGCTGGTAAACCACCGTTCGAGCTGACACTTCACGACGAACGATCAGCGTTAGCGATGATGGTCTGGCAGCTCATACCCAATGTGGGCGACTGTGTCTGGGAGGCTGGAGATGCCGAAGTACGCGAGGCGCAGAACGCACGTGAAATGTTGTTCGCCTGGGTCTACTCAAGGACGGTCAACAGCACTTCGGAGTTCGCCGATGAACCGGTCCTGGAAGCGGCTATCGATGACGTTGTAGAGCAGCCTCCGCCGTCGCAGGTGGAGTGGGCAGAACTGCAGGTCGAAGTCGTAACAGGCGATGCATGTGGCTGA
- a CDS encoding transposase family protein, translated as MGPHLLAVAVCAVLAGASSFAAIADWAADLDPPARRRLGLLGTDTGR; from the coding sequence GTGGGACCGCACCTGCTGGCGGTAGCAGTCTGTGCGGTGCTGGCCGGAGCGTCCTCGTTCGCCGCGATCGCGGACTGGGCTGCTGATCTGGATCCACCGGCCAGGCGCCGGTTGGGGTTGCTGGGGACGGATACCGGCCGGTAG
- a CDS encoding AfsR/SARP family transcriptional regulator, with protein sequence MTTQSNRILTGQRGIGGYSIVADSQEVDLLSFRSLRAEAKKKLLAGRNEEAAVELKKAIAIWRGPFGEDLANTGRLTAIARGVNNERTLAVEQLGRVAITIRNVGEAIQLLDRHVNDSPTRESGWVLLACAHYMNGNPAIAQSTVRRACQALSEEVGLLPSADLRAAENAAVRHDDRWFQRHLGSMR encoded by the coding sequence GTGACCACGCAATCAAACAGAATCCTGACAGGTCAACGAGGAATCGGCGGCTACAGCATAGTCGCAGATAGTCAGGAAGTCGACCTCCTCTCATTTCGTTCACTGCGGGCGGAGGCAAAAAAAAAGCTCCTAGCAGGGAGAAACGAAGAAGCTGCCGTAGAGCTGAAGAAGGCGATTGCAATATGGCGAGGGCCTTTCGGAGAAGATCTCGCCAATACCGGCCGCCTAACGGCGATTGCACGTGGTGTTAACAACGAGCGAACGTTGGCTGTGGAACAGCTCGGAAGGGTGGCTATTACGATTCGCAACGTAGGTGAGGCAATACAGTTATTAGACAGACACGTGAATGACTCTCCCACCAGAGAAAGTGGTTGGGTACTACTGGCTTGCGCTCATTACATGAATGGCAATCCCGCCATAGCGCAGAGCACTGTACGTCGCGCGTGCCAAGCCTTGTCAGAAGAAGTGGGACTATTGCCAAGCGCCGACCTTCGGGCTGCAGAAAACGCAGCTGTCCGCCACGATGACCGTTGGTTCCAGCGCCATCTGGGTTCAATGAGGTGA
- a CDS encoding 3-oxoacyl-ACP reductase, which translates to MGDRYASFAHSGPGRALVRRFGLPEPPRLHRYTPGDPLLSGPALISTATGGRVTSMISQVLSAAGVERVAPAAPVPAQANGGRPDRPRLHAALIFDATGVTDVESLRGLHDFFRTHLSSLYPNGRVLVLGLPPAAADGIGAAAAQEALTGFTRSLAKELGRGSTAHLVQVTPGAEENLAGTLRFLLSSRSAYLSGQVLHLQPAQVTTPADWHRPLAGKVALVTGAAGGIGAATAEVLARDGAELVCADQPGHGDSLAAVANRVGGTALQLDLADPAAAQRINEHLAGQYGQVDIVVHNAGITRDRQLATLSGTDWQAVLELDLAAVVRITEGLLDDGLVPEQGRIVMVSSLAGLAGKAGQTHYAAAKAGLIGLARAWAPALQPREVTANAVVPGFIDTPLTAQLPKVPREFGRRMNSLSQAGRPGDVAEAIAWLASPGSAGVTGQVVRVCGQSIIGA; encoded by the coding sequence ATGGGCGACAGGTACGCAAGTTTCGCGCATTCTGGACCCGGCCGGGCGCTGGTCCGTCGGTTCGGGCTCCCCGAGCCGCCACGGCTACACCGCTACACCCCTGGTGACCCACTGCTGAGCGGGCCCGCGCTGATCAGCACCGCGACCGGGGGCCGGGTCACCAGCATGATCTCGCAGGTGCTCAGCGCTGCCGGGGTGGAGCGGGTGGCGCCAGCGGCGCCGGTCCCGGCGCAGGCCAACGGCGGCCGGCCGGACCGGCCCCGGCTGCACGCGGCGCTGATCTTCGACGCGACCGGGGTGACCGATGTCGAGTCGTTGCGGGGCTTGCACGACTTCTTCCGGACTCACCTGTCCAGCCTCTACCCGAACGGGCGGGTGCTGGTCCTCGGGCTGCCGCCCGCCGCCGCCGATGGGATCGGTGCGGCCGCCGCACAGGAGGCGCTGACCGGCTTCACCCGCAGCCTCGCCAAGGAGCTGGGCCGCGGCAGCACCGCCCACCTGGTGCAGGTGACGCCGGGGGCCGAGGAGAACCTCGCCGGCACCCTCCGGTTCCTACTCTCGTCCCGGTCGGCGTACCTCTCTGGACAGGTGCTGCACCTGCAGCCCGCGCAAGTCACCACACCGGCCGACTGGCACCGGCCGCTGGCGGGCAAGGTGGCGCTGGTGACCGGCGCGGCCGGCGGGATCGGCGCCGCCACCGCGGAGGTGCTGGCCCGCGACGGCGCCGAACTGGTCTGCGCCGACCAGCCCGGTCACGGCGACAGCCTGGCGGCGGTCGCGAACCGGGTTGGCGGCACCGCGCTGCAGCTCGACCTGGCCGATCCGGCGGCGGCGCAACGGATCAACGAGCATCTCGCGGGCCAGTACGGGCAGGTCGACATCGTCGTCCACAACGCCGGCATCACCCGCGACCGCCAGCTTGCGACGTTGAGCGGTACCGACTGGCAGGCGGTCCTCGAACTCGACCTGGCCGCGGTGGTACGGATAACCGAGGGGCTGCTCGACGACGGGCTGGTCCCGGAGCAGGGACGGATCGTGATGGTCTCGTCGCTCGCGGGCCTCGCGGGCAAGGCTGGCCAGACCCATTACGCCGCGGCGAAGGCGGGGTTGATCGGTCTGGCGCGGGCGTGGGCGCCGGCGCTCCAGCCGCGGGAGGTGACGGCGAACGCTGTCGTGCCGGGGTTCATCGACACCCCGCTGACCGCCCAGCTGCCGAAGGTGCCGCGCGAGTTCGGCCGCCGGATGAACAGCCTCTCGCAGGCGGGCCGCCCCGGCGACGTCGCGGAGGCGATCGCCTGGCTGGCCTCGCCGGGGTCGGCCGGGGTCACCGGCCAGGTGGTCCGGGTCTGCGGTCAGTCCATCATCGGCGCCTGA
- the purB gene encoding adenylosuccinate lyase codes for MIPNVLAQRYASPELTTIWSPEEKVRIERRLWLAVLRAQQDLGVELPPGVIEAYEQVLDQVDLDSITQRERVTRHDVKARIEEFSALAGHEHIHKGMTSRDLTENVEQLQVRASLELIRDRSVAALARLARLAVAHQDTVLVGRSHNVPAQATTLGKRFATVAQELLLGYERVSDLLRRYPLRGLKGPVGTAADQLDLLDGDADRLAGLERRVARHLGFDRVLDSVGQVYPRSLDLDVVSSLSQLAAAPSSFATTLRLMVGHELATEGFRPGQVGSSAMPHKMNTRSSERINGFAVLLRGYLSMAGELAGDQWNEGDVSCSVVRRVALPDAFFAADGLFQTFLTVLDEFGAYPAVIARELDRYLPFLATTRILVAAVQRGVGREVAHEAIKEHAVAVALAMREQGARENDLLGRLAEDPRLGLSRADIDALVADESAFTGAASAQVDAVAAEVAPVVAAHPDAAGYAPVPIL; via the coding sequence GTGATCCCCAATGTGCTGGCGCAGCGGTACGCCTCCCCGGAATTGACAACCATCTGGTCCCCGGAGGAGAAGGTGCGCATCGAGCGCCGGCTGTGGCTGGCGGTGCTCCGCGCCCAGCAGGACCTCGGCGTCGAGCTGCCGCCCGGCGTGATCGAGGCGTACGAGCAGGTGCTCGACCAGGTCGACCTGGACTCGATCACCCAGCGGGAACGGGTGACCCGGCACGATGTCAAGGCCCGGATCGAGGAGTTCAGCGCCCTCGCCGGCCACGAACACATCCACAAGGGCATGACCTCCCGGGATCTGACCGAGAACGTCGAGCAGCTGCAGGTCCGGGCCTCGCTGGAGCTGATCCGCGACCGGAGCGTCGCCGCCCTGGCCCGGCTGGCCCGGCTCGCCGTCGCCCACCAGGACACGGTGCTGGTGGGTCGGTCCCACAACGTGCCCGCCCAGGCCACCACCCTGGGCAAGCGGTTCGCCACGGTGGCGCAGGAGCTGCTGCTCGGCTACGAGCGGGTCAGCGACCTGCTCCGGCGGTACCCGCTGCGTGGTCTCAAGGGGCCGGTGGGGACCGCCGCCGACCAGCTCGACCTGCTCGACGGGGACGCCGACCGGCTCGCTGGGCTGGAACGCCGGGTGGCCCGCCATCTCGGGTTCGATCGGGTGCTCGACTCGGTCGGCCAAGTCTATCCGCGCTCGCTCGACCTGGACGTGGTCTCGTCGTTGAGCCAGCTGGCCGCCGCCCCCTCGTCGTTCGCCACCACGCTACGGCTGATGGTGGGGCACGAGCTGGCCACCGAAGGGTTCCGGCCGGGGCAGGTCGGCTCGTCGGCGATGCCGCACAAGATGAACACCCGGTCGAGTGAACGGATCAACGGGTTCGCGGTGCTGCTGCGCGGCTACCTCTCGATGGCTGGGGAACTCGCTGGCGACCAGTGGAACGAGGGCGATGTCTCGTGTTCCGTGGTCCGCCGGGTGGCGCTGCCCGACGCGTTCTTCGCCGCCGACGGCCTGTTCCAGACCTTCTTGACAGTGCTCGACGAGTTCGGCGCCTACCCCGCGGTGATCGCCCGGGAGCTCGACCGGTACCTGCCGTTCCTCGCCACCACCCGGATTCTGGTCGCCGCGGTCCAGCGGGGGGTGGGGCGTGAGGTCGCCCACGAGGCGATCAAGGAACATGCGGTGGCGGTGGCGCTCGCGATGCGGGAACAGGGCGCCCGGGAGAACGATCTCCTCGGCCGGCTCGCCGAAGATCCCCGGTTGGGGCTTTCCCGGGCCGACATCGACGCGCTGGTCGCCGACGAGTCGGCCTTCACCGGGGCGGCGTCGGCGCAGGTCGATGCCGTGGCCGCCGAGGTGGCGCCGGTGGTCGCCGCGCACCCGGACGCGGCCGGGTACGCCCCGGTGCCGATTCTCTGA
- a CDS encoding TMEM165/GDT1 family protein, producing MDWLLSAGMAFAAIAPVELPDKTFVATLVLSTRFRPLAVWLGVVSAFALHCLIAVAAGSVVGLLPTSPVRLVAAGLFLVGAVIMVRGARQADAEEREQHQHYQEKLSERAGPRGGWAAYSASFVLLFTAEWGDLSQLFTMGLVAGGEPATAVFLGAWGALAAVSGAAVLAGSWIVRKVRLSLVRYIAGAVCLVLATVLTVSAIMEASWS from the coding sequence GTGGATTGGCTCCTGTCGGCCGGCATGGCCTTCGCCGCGATCGCGCCGGTGGAGCTACCGGATAAGACTTTTGTGGCGACCCTGGTGCTCAGCACCCGGTTTCGGCCGCTGGCGGTCTGGCTCGGGGTGGTCTCCGCGTTCGCGCTCCACTGCCTGATCGCGGTCGCCGCCGGCAGCGTCGTCGGGCTGCTGCCCACCAGCCCGGTGCGGCTGGTCGCCGCCGGCCTCTTCCTGGTCGGCGCGGTGATCATGGTGCGGGGGGCGCGGCAGGCCGACGCCGAGGAGCGGGAGCAACACCAGCACTACCAGGAGAAGCTCAGCGAGCGGGCCGGGCCGCGGGGCGGCTGGGCCGCGTACAGCGCCAGTTTCGTGCTGCTCTTCACCGCCGAGTGGGGCGACCTGTCGCAGCTGTTCACGATGGGGCTGGTCGCTGGCGGCGAGCCGGCGACCGCGGTCTTCCTCGGCGCCTGGGGGGCGTTGGCGGCGGTCTCCGGGGCGGCGGTGCTCGCCGGCAGCTGGATTGTCCGGAAGGTGCGGCTATCGCTGGTGCGGTACATCGCCGGGGCGGTCTGCCTGGTCCTGGCGACCGTGTTGACCGTCTCAGCGATCATGGAGGCATCGTGGAGTTAG
- the purS gene encoding phosphoribosylformylglycinamidine synthase subunit PurS, which yields MTRVVVDVMLKPEILDPQGQAVADALPRLGVTGVRSVRIGRRIELEFESTPERQQLDELADQLLANPVIEDYAISLPEQAIPEEAA from the coding sequence GTGACGCGCGTCGTTGTCGACGTCATGCTCAAACCCGAGATTCTCGATCCGCAAGGTCAGGCGGTCGCCGATGCGCTGCCGCGACTCGGCGTCACCGGCGTCCGGTCGGTGCGGATCGGGCGCCGGATCGAGCTCGAATTCGAGAGCACACCGGAGCGGCAGCAGCTCGACGAGCTCGCCGACCAACTGCTCGCCAACCCGGTGATCGAAGATTATGCGATCAGCCTGCCGGAGCAGGCGATTCCGGAGGAGGCCGCGTGA